One part of the uncultured Bacteroides sp. genome encodes these proteins:
- a CDS encoding ParB/RepB/Spo0J family partition protein, producing MAVHKKFALGRGLDALISMDEVKTEGSSSINEIELSKISVNPSQPRREFDQTALEELADSIKEIGIIQPITLRKISDDSYQIIAGERRYRASQLAGLQTITAYIRTADDENVMEMALIENIQREDLNSLEIALAYQHLIEQYNLTQERLSERVGKKRTTIANYLRLLKLPAQIQVALQNKTIDMGHARALITLNDPKLQVKVYEEILQHSYSVRKVEEIVKALNQGETIKSGKKTLATKGNKLPEEYNILKKHLSGFFNAKVQLSCTAKGKGKISIPFSNEEDLERIMEIFDSIKNK from the coding sequence ATGGCAGTACACAAAAAATTTGCTTTAGGAAGAGGATTAGATGCCTTGATTTCAATGGATGAAGTAAAGACTGAAGGCTCATCTTCCATTAATGAAATAGAATTATCCAAAATATCGGTCAATCCATCTCAACCACGTCGCGAATTTGACCAGACAGCTCTTGAAGAGCTGGCAGACTCTATTAAAGAAATTGGTATTATTCAACCTATAACACTGAGAAAAATATCGGATGACTCTTATCAGATTATTGCTGGTGAGCGTCGTTATAGAGCTTCTCAGTTAGCCGGACTTCAAACAATCACAGCTTATATCCGTACAGCGGATGATGAGAATGTGATGGAAATGGCTCTGATTGAGAACATTCAGAGAGAAGATTTAAATTCTCTTGAGATAGCACTTGCTTATCAACACTTAATTGAACAATATAATCTGACTCAGGAAAGACTCAGTGAACGTGTTGGTAAAAAGAGAACTACTATAGCCAACTATCTTCGTCTATTAAAACTTCCTGCTCAAATACAGGTAGCTTTACAAAACAAGACTATTGATATGGGGCATGCAAGGGCTTTGATTACCCTTAATGATCCAAAACTTCAAGTTAAAGTTTACGAAGAAATTCTTCAGCATTCTTATTCTGTTCGTAAAGTTGAAGAGATTGTAAAGGCGCTTAATCAAGGAGAAACAATAAAAAGCGGAAAGAAAACCCTAGCTACCAAAGGTAATAAACTGCCTGAAGAATATAATATCCTGAAAAAACATCTATCAGGATTCTTCAACGCAAAAGTACAACTATCTTGTACAGCCAAAGGAAAAGGTAAAATTAGCATCCCATTTAGTAATGAAGAAGACCTTGAAAGAATCATGGAAATCTTCGATAGCATTAAGAATAAATAA
- a CDS encoding DUF5683 domain-containing protein — protein sequence MKKTLKESWKSSIALRINKQLTVNKLTYRILITLLLCAIQVTGIDLYAQQTITKADSTINIPQARKHRQDVSSPKKDISTADSLELINKKNISDINSPLKLDQSQMSTDSMSVLKKPLFIPNSTKATWLAAVFPGGGQIYNRKYWKLPIIYGGFVACTYALSWNNKYYKDYSQAYQDIMDNDDKTTSYLNFLSPGYDVEAKKDWLKTVFKNKKDSYRRYRDLSIFAFIGVYLVSIIDAYVDAELSNFDITPDIGLQINPTVINNNHSAKNTLGVQCSIKF from the coding sequence ATGAAGAAGACCTTGAAAGAATCATGGAAATCTTCGATAGCATTAAGAATAAATAAACAATTGACAGTTAATAAATTGACATACCGTATACTTATAACCCTGTTACTCTGTGCAATTCAGGTAACAGGGATTGATCTGTATGCACAACAGACTATTACTAAGGCAGACAGCACCATAAATATTCCTCAGGCCAGAAAACATCGGCAAGATGTTAGTTCTCCTAAAAAAGATATTTCAACTGCTGACAGCCTTGAACTGATAAACAAAAAGAATATATCTGATATTAATTCTCCATTAAAGCTAGATCAATCTCAGATGTCAACTGATTCCATGTCAGTTCTAAAAAAGCCATTATTTATACCTAATTCAACAAAAGCTACCTGGTTAGCGGCTGTATTTCCCGGCGGAGGACAAATATATAACCGTAAATACTGGAAGCTGCCCATTATCTATGGAGGATTTGTTGCTTGTACATATGCTTTAAGCTGGAATAATAAATACTACAAAGATTATTCGCAAGCCTATCAAGACATTATGGACAATGATGACAAGACAACCAGCTATCTGAATTTTCTTTCTCCAGGATATGATGTTGAAGCAAAAAAGGATTGGCTTAAAACAGTCTTTAAGAATAAAAAAGATTCATATAGAAGATACCGAGACCTAAGTATATTTGCCTTTATCGGAGTGTATTTAGTTTCTATTATAGATGCTTATGTGGATGCAGAGTTATCAAACTTTGATATAACACCTGACATCGGTTTACAAATCAACCCAACAGTGATAAACAATAATCACTCAGCAAAGAACACTCTCGGTGTGCAATGCAGTATTAAATTCTAA
- a CDS encoding transglycosylase SLT domain-containing protein, translated as MKKFFLILTILFVSYTSVNAQSINVTVHQNGTTREETIGLPQSMTYDVDSLLNEWHSKNSLSLSNDCLTKDENPTFPDSVYIDRLSRIPAVMELTYNDIVRKFIEMYSGKLRKQVSYMLGASNFYMPIFEEALDAYNIPQELKYLPIIESALNPKAVSPVGAAGLWQFMIGTGKLYGLETNSIIDERRDPIKASWAAARYLKDLYTIYKDWNLVIAAYNCGAGNINKAIRRANGARDYWAIYNYLPQETRGYVPAFIAANYVMTYYCDHNICPMEADIDQNTDTVLVSKSLHFEQIADICGVNIDQIRSLNPQYKIDVIPGNTEACTLRLPRNYINTFIDRQDTIYAYRAEELFSNRPTVSPTEEVAEEKPVVQKHSRHSKKARITSHKVKSGQTLSDIADKYGVTVKQLKKWNGLKGTNIRAGKRIKIHK; from the coding sequence ATGAAGAAATTTTTCCTAATCCTTACTATCCTATTTGTAAGTTATACATCGGTAAATGCACAAAGTATCAACGTGACAGTCCACCAAAACGGAACTACTCGCGAAGAGACAATAGGTTTACCTCAAAGCATGACGTACGATGTAGATAGTTTACTTAATGAATGGCATTCAAAGAATTCTCTATCATTGAGCAATGACTGCCTGACAAAGGATGAGAATCCTACATTCCCGGACTCTGTATATATAGACAGATTATCTCGCATTCCTGCTGTTATGGAATTGACTTATAATGATATTGTACGAAAATTCATTGAAATGTATTCAGGAAAGCTCCGTAAGCAGGTTTCTTATATGCTTGGAGCATCAAACTTTTATATGCCAATCTTTGAAGAAGCACTCGACGCATATAATATTCCTCAGGAATTGAAATACCTTCCTATCATTGAATCGGCTCTTAACCCTAAGGCTGTTTCACCTGTTGGTGCAGCCGGACTTTGGCAATTTATGATTGGAACAGGAAAGCTATATGGATTAGAGACTAATAGTATTATTGACGAGCGTAGAGATCCAATCAAGGCCAGCTGGGCAGCAGCACGATATCTGAAAGACTTATATACAATATACAAAGACTGGAATCTTGTTATTGCAGCTTATAATTGCGGAGCCGGAAATATAAACAAAGCAATCAGACGTGCAAACGGAGCTAGAGATTATTGGGCTATTTACAATTACCTACCACAAGAAACCAGAGGATATGTTCCTGCTTTTATTGCAGCAAATTATGTTATGACATATTATTGTGATCATAATATTTGTCCAATGGAAGCTGACATAGATCAGAATACAGACACCGTATTAGTTAGCAAGAGCCTTCATTTCGAACAAATTGCAGATATCTGTGGTGTGAACATTGATCAGATAAGAAGTCTTAATCCACAGTATAAAATAGATGTTATTCCGGGAAATACAGAAGCATGTACCCTTCGCCTTCCTAGAAATTATATAAATACATTTATTGACAGACAAGATACTATTTACGCATACCGCGCTGAAGAATTATTTAGCAACAGACCAACAGTTTCTCCTACAGAAGAAGTTGCAGAAGAAAAACCGGTTGTTCAAAAGCATAGTCGCCATAGTAAGAAAGCAAGAATCACTTCTCATAAAGTTAAAAGCGGACAAACTCTTTCTGATATAGCAGATAAATATGGCGTAACAGTAAAACAACTTAAAAAATGGAATGGATTGAAAGGCACTAATATCAGAGCTGGAAAAAGAATAAAAATCCATAAATAA
- a CDS encoding RelA/SpoT family protein, whose amino-acid sequence MDIDKNEHLTDEEMIEQGFQELLNDYLATRHRKRVEIITKAFNFANQAHKGIKRLSGEPYIMHPIEVARIVCNEIGLGSTSICSALLHDVVEDTDYTVEDIENIFGPKIAQIVSGLTKISGGIFGEHASAQAENFKKLLLTMSDDIRVILIKIADRLHNMRTLGSQPPNKQYKITGETLYIYAPLANRLGLNKIKTELENLSFKYEHPEIYNEIQGKLKATEAHRDEVFKNFTAPIRAQLDKMGLKYEIIARVKSIYSIWNKMQTKHLPFEEIYDLLAVRVIFTPKNEEEELNECFNIYVSISKIYRPHPDRLRDWVSHPKANGYQALHVTLMGSNGQWIEVQIRSDRMNEVAEQGFAAHWKYKEGGGSEDEGELEKWLRTIKEILDDPQPDAIDFLDTIKLNLFASEIFVFTPKGEIKTMPQNSTALDFAFSIHTYLGSHCIGAKVNHKLVPLSHKLESGDQVEILTSRSQKVKPEWENFATTAKAKAKISAILKKEQKIAQKDGEVIMLEFFKNEEIRPESANIDKLCKLHNSANKEEFLANLGNNVFVLGEADKNVLNEKQSTNWKKYLKFSFGASKDQKEKPEEKQPIEKIDKKKILTLTEDTIQKSYKIAGCCKPIPGDDVLGYMDENNDIIIHKRQCTIANKLKSSFGNRIIAANWDTHKTLYFPIFIYVKGIDSVGLLNQVTEVISRQLNVNIQRVNIEANDGIFEGRIKLYVHDVDDVKTICDNLRKIKDVKEVKRIEE is encoded by the coding sequence ATGGATATAGATAAAAACGAGCATTTAACTGATGAGGAGATGATTGAACAAGGGTTCCAGGAACTTTTGAATGATTATCTAGCTACCAGACATCGCAAACGTGTTGAAATCATCACGAAGGCCTTTAATTTTGCCAATCAGGCTCATAAGGGAATCAAGCGTTTATCTGGTGAGCCATATATAATGCACCCTATTGAAGTGGCAAGAATTGTTTGCAACGAAATAGGATTAGGCTCAACATCCATTTGTTCGGCTTTGCTTCATGACGTTGTAGAAGATACAGATTACACGGTTGAAGATATAGAAAATATCTTTGGTCCAAAGATTGCCCAAATTGTAAGTGGATTAACTAAGATATCCGGTGGTATATTTGGCGAGCATGCTTCCGCTCAGGCAGAAAATTTCAAGAAATTGTTGCTGACTATGTCTGACGATATCCGTGTTATTCTTATAAAAATTGCAGACCGTCTTCATAACATGCGAACATTGGGATCTCAGCCTCCCAACAAGCAATATAAAATTACCGGAGAAACGCTATATATTTATGCTCCACTGGCCAACCGGTTGGGGCTAAATAAAATAAAGACTGAACTGGAGAACCTCAGTTTCAAATACGAACATCCGGAAATTTATAACGAAATACAAGGAAAGCTTAAGGCTACAGAAGCTCATCGTGACGAAGTTTTCAAGAACTTCACAGCTCCCATCCGTGCTCAATTGGACAAAATGGGACTGAAATATGAGATTATTGCGAGAGTTAAATCTATTTATTCCATCTGGAATAAAATGCAAACCAAACATCTTCCTTTTGAAGAAATCTATGATTTGCTTGCAGTCCGCGTTATTTTCACTCCAAAGAATGAAGAAGAAGAGCTTAATGAATGTTTTAATATTTATGTCTCTATCTCCAAAATATACAGACCTCACCCCGACCGACTAAGAGATTGGGTAAGCCATCCTAAAGCGAATGGTTACCAAGCACTTCACGTTACTCTAATGGGAAGCAACGGACAGTGGATTGAAGTGCAGATTCGAAGTGACCGGATGAATGAAGTTGCCGAACAAGGGTTTGCTGCTCACTGGAAATACAAAGAAGGAGGAGGAAGTGAAGATGAAGGTGAATTGGAAAAATGGCTCAGAACAATCAAAGAAATTCTTGACGATCCACAACCAGATGCCATTGATTTTCTGGATACTATCAAGCTGAATCTATTTGCTTCTGAGATATTCGTGTTTACTCCTAAAGGAGAAATTAAAACAATGCCTCAAAACTCCACAGCACTTGATTTTGCCTTTTCAATACATACCTATCTTGGTAGCCACTGTATCGGAGCAAAAGTAAATCATAAGCTAGTTCCACTGAGCCATAAGCTGGAAAGCGGAGACCAGGTAGAGATTCTCACATCGCGTTCGCAGAAGGTAAAACCGGAATGGGAGAATTTTGCAACAACGGCCAAGGCAAAAGCTAAAATATCGGCGATTCTCAAGAAAGAGCAGAAGATTGCTCAGAAAGATGGCGAAGTTATAATGCTTGAATTCTTCAAAAATGAAGAGATTCGTCCTGAATCAGCAAATATTGATAAACTGTGTAAACTGCACAACTCTGCCAACAAAGAAGAATTTCTGGCCAATCTTGGGAATAATGTTTTTGTTTTAGGTGAAGCAGACAAGAATGTTCTGAATGAAAAACAAAGTACAAACTGGAAGAAATACTTAAAATTCTCTTTCGGTGCAAGCAAAGATCAGAAAGAAAAGCCGGAAGAAAAACAGCCTATTGAGAAGATAGACAAAAAGAAAATCTTAACGCTTACAGAGGATACTATACAAAAAAGTTATAAAATAGCTGGATGCTGTAAACCTATCCCGGGGGATGATGTACTTGGATATATGGACGAAAATAACGATATCATTATTCATAAGCGTCAATGCACTATAGCCAATAAACTTAAAAGCAGTTTTGGCAATCGTATTATTGCTGCCAACTGGGATACTCACAAAACCCTATACTTCCCAATATTCATTTACGTAAAAGGCATCGATTCTGTTGGTCTGCTTAATCAGGTAACCGAAGTTATTTCACGACAGTTAAATGTAAATATTCAAAGAGTCAATATAGAAGCTAATGATGGAATCTTTGAAGGAAGAATAAAATTGTACGTACATGACGTTGACGATGTGAAAACTATCTGCGATAATCTGCGTAAAATTAAGGATGTAAAAGAGGTTAAACGTATTGAAGAATAA
- a CDS encoding MerR family transcriptional regulator codes for MAYNANKDLKLYYSIGEVAEMFNVNESLLRFWEKEFPVIKPKKNAKGTRQYRKEDLENIRLIYHLVKEKGMTLPGARQKLKDNKEQTIKTFEVVTRLNQIKEELLNIKKELDES; via the coding sequence ATGGCTTATAATGCTAATAAAGATTTGAAATTGTATTACTCCATTGGTGAGGTTGCGGAGATGTTTAACGTAAACGAGTCTTTGTTGCGTTTTTGGGAGAAGGAGTTCCCGGTTATTAAACCAAAGAAAAATGCTAAAGGTACGCGACAATACAGAAAAGAAGATCTGGAAAATATCCGGTTGATCTATCATTTGGTTAAAGAAAAAGGTATGACTCTTCCCGGGGCCCGGCAGAAACTAAAAGATAATAAAGAGCAGACTATTAAAACTTTTGAAGTGGTTACCCGTTTAAATCAGATTAAAGAAGAACTACTAAATATTAAAAAGGAGTTGGATGAGTCTTAA
- the alaS gene encoding alanine--tRNA ligase — translation MLTAKEIRESFKTFFESKGHQIVPSAPMVIKDDPTLMFTNAGMNQFKDIILGNHPAKYHRVADSQKCLRVSGKHNDLEEVGHDTYHHTMFEMLGNWSFGDYFKKEAIEWAWEYLVTVLKLDPNLLYATVFEGSPADGLERDNEAAAIWGQFLPEDRIINGNRHDNFWEMGDTGPCGPCSEIHIDLRSEEERKAISGLSLVNQSHPQVIEIWNLVFMQFNRKADGSLEGLPAKVIDTGMGFERLCMALQGKTSNYDTDVFQPILKEIAKMAGTEYGADAQNDIAMRVIADHIRTIAFSITDGQLPSNAKAGYVIRRILRRAVRYGYTFLGQKSAFMYKLLPVLIDNMGDAYPELIAQKELIGKVIKEEEESFLRTLETGIRMLDKAIADVKAAGKNSIEGKDAFTLYDTFGFPLDLTELILRENGLTVDLDGFNAEMQKQKERARNAAAIETGDWITLKEGSSDFVGYDYTEYEVEILRYRQIKQKNQTLYQLVLDHTPFYAESGGQVGDTGVIVSEFETIEIIATKKENNLAVHITKQLPKNMEAPMMACVDTDKRAACAANHSATHLIDQALREVLGEHVEQKGSLVSPDSLRFDFSHFQKVTDEEIRQVEHLVNARIRQNIPLNEYRNIPIADAKELGAIALFGEKYGDEVRVIAFGSSVEFCGGTHVAATGNIGMVKIISESSVAAGVRRIEAYTGAKVEELMDSVQDTLNDMRALFNNVPDLGVAIRKFIEENSGLKKQVDDFMKERQASIKERLLQNVQEINGVKLIRFVTPLPAEAAKNIAFQLRGEITENLLFVAGTEDEDKPMLTVMISDNLVNGGLNAGKLVKEAAKLIQGGGGGQAHFATAGGKNKDGLNAAVDKIIELAGL, via the coding sequence ATGTTGACAGCAAAAGAGATCAGAGAATCATTTAAAACTTTTTTCGAATCCAAAGGACACCAGATTGTACCTTCAGCCCCAATGGTAATTAAAGATGACCCTACATTGATGTTTACCAATGCCGGGATGAATCAGTTTAAAGACATTATTTTGGGTAACCACCCAGCTAAGTATCACCGTGTAGCCGACTCACAAAAATGTTTACGCGTGAGTGGTAAGCACAATGACCTTGAAGAAGTTGGTCACGATACATATCACCACACCATGTTTGAGATGTTGGGTAACTGGTCTTTTGGCGATTACTTTAAGAAAGAAGCTATTGAATGGGCATGGGAATATCTGGTAACAGTTTTGAAGCTCGATCCAAACCTTTTGTATGCCACAGTCTTTGAAGGAAGTCCTGCTGATGGACTGGAACGCGACAACGAAGCAGCTGCTATCTGGGGACAATTCTTACCAGAAGATCGTATTATAAACGGAAACCGTCACGATAACTTCTGGGAAATGGGCGATACAGGTCCTTGCGGTCCTTGTTCCGAAATCCACATTGACTTACGTTCTGAAGAAGAACGGAAAGCCATTAGTGGTCTTTCACTGGTAAATCAGTCTCACCCACAGGTTATTGAAATATGGAACCTTGTGTTTATGCAGTTCAACCGCAAGGCTGACGGCAGTCTGGAAGGACTTCCTGCAAAAGTTATCGATACAGGTATGGGCTTTGAACGTCTTTGTATGGCTCTTCAGGGAAAAACATCAAACTATGATACTGATGTATTCCAACCTATCTTGAAGGAAATCGCTAAAATGGCGGGAACTGAATATGGTGCCGATGCACAAAACGATATTGCAATGCGTGTTATTGCCGACCATATCCGTACTATTGCTTTCTCTATTACCGACGGTCAGTTGCCATCGAACGCAAAAGCCGGATACGTAATCAGAAGAATTCTGCGCCGCGCCGTTCGTTACGGATATACTTTCTTAGGTCAGAAATCAGCCTTCATGTATAAGTTACTTCCTGTGCTTATCGACAATATGGGTGACGCTTATCCTGAATTGATTGCTCAGAAAGAGCTGATAGGAAAAGTTATCAAGGAAGAAGAAGAATCATTCCTTCGCACACTTGAAACCGGTATCCGCATGCTCGACAAGGCAATTGCCGATGTTAAAGCTGCAGGAAAGAACAGCATTGAAGGTAAAGATGCATTTACTCTATATGACACTTTTGGTTTCCCATTAGACCTTACAGAACTTATTCTGAGAGAAAACGGACTGACTGTTGATCTTGACGGATTCAACGCTGAAATGCAGAAACAAAAAGAGCGTGCACGTAACGCTGCTGCTATTGAAACAGGCGACTGGATTACTCTGAAAGAAGGTTCTTCCGATTTCGTTGGTTACGATTATACTGAATACGAAGTAGAAATCCTTCGTTACCGTCAGATTAAACAAAAGAACCAGACTCTTTATCAGCTAGTTCTTGATCACACTCCTTTCTATGCTGAAAGCGGTGGTCAGGTAGGCGATACAGGTGTTATCGTTAGTGAGTTCGAAACTATCGAAATTATTGCAACTAAAAAAGAAAACAACCTGGCCGTTCATATTACAAAACAACTTCCAAAGAATATGGAAGCTCCTATGATGGCTTGTGTTGATACAGATAAGAGAGCTGCCTGTGCAGCAAACCACTCTGCTACTCACCTTATCGACCAGGCTTTACGCGAGGTTCTTGGAGAACATGTTGAGCAAAAGGGTTCTTTGGTTTCACCAGACTCTTTACGTTTCGACTTCTCTCACTTCCAGAAAGTAACTGATGAAGAAATTCGTCAGGTAGAACACCTGGTAAATGCAAGAATCCGCCAGAATATTCCATTGAATGAATACAGAAATATTCCTATTGCTGATGCAAAAGAACTAGGTGCAATTGCATTGTTCGGTGAAAAGTACGGCGATGAAGTTCGTGTTATTGCCTTTGGCTCATCTGTTGAGTTCTGTGGTGGAACACACGTGGCTGCTACCGGAAACATCGGTATGGTAAAAATCATTTCTGAAAGTTCGGTTGCTGCCGGAGTTAGAAGAATTGAAGCTTACACAGGAGCTAAAGTGGAAGAATTGATGGATAGCGTACAAGATACGCTGAATGATATGAGAGCTTTATTCAATAATGTTCCAGATCTAGGGGTAGCAATCCGCAAATTCATTGAAGAAAATTCAGGATTAAAGAAGCAAGTGGACGATTTCATGAAAGAAAGACAAGCTAGCATCAAAGAAAGATTGCTTCAAAACGTACAAGAAATCAACGGAGTGAAGTTAATCAGATTTGTTACTCCGCTGCCAGCTGAAGCTGCTAAGAATATTGCTTTCCAATTACGTGGTGAGATTACTGAAAACTTGCTTTTTGTAGCCGGAACTGAAGATGAAGATAAACCAATGCTTACCGTGATGATTTCTGATAACCTGGTTAATGGCGGATTAAACGCAGGCAAACTGGTTAAAGAAGCTGCCAAATTAATTCAAGGTGGCGGCGGTGGCCAAGCACACTTTGCAACTGCTGGTGGTAAGAACAAAGATGGTCTTAACGCAGCTGTTGATAAGATTATAGAACTTGCTGGTTTATAA
- a CDS encoding AAA family ATPase — MINSYLIGQIKENFPYELTSQQSQAVDALADFLLSPVNDSLFILRGYAGTGKTSLVAAVVKTMMKLQQKAILLAPTGRAAKVLSVYSGHPAFTIHKKIYRQQSFSNELSNFSINDNLHQHTLFIVDEASMISNDGLSSSSFGTGRLLDDLVQYVYSGQGCRLLLMGDTAQLPPVGEEESPALTAEVLQGYGLTVREMDLTQVVRQLGDSGILWNATALRQLIADEEAFALPKIKVTGFPDIRVLPGDELIEEINSCYSKVGMDETIVVCRSNKRANIYNKGIRNSILYREEELSGGDLLMVAKNNYFWTEKCAEIDFIANGDMAVVRRVRRTRELYGFRFADVQLTFPDYQDFELEATVLLDTLHTDAPALPKAENDRLFYTILEDYADISTKRERMKKMKADPHYNALQVKYGYAVTCHKAQGGQWKKVFLDQGYISPEMLTPDYIRWLYTAFTRATETLYLVNYPKDQVE, encoded by the coding sequence ATGATTAATAGCTATTTGATTGGGCAAATAAAGGAAAATTTCCCTTACGAGCTCACTTCTCAACAGTCTCAGGCAGTGGATGCTTTGGCCGATTTTCTGCTCTCTCCGGTAAACGATTCTCTGTTCATTCTGCGTGGTTATGCCGGAACAGGTAAAACTTCTCTTGTAGCAGCGGTGGTAAAGACTATGATGAAACTACAACAAAAAGCTATTCTTCTTGCACCTACCGGACGGGCAGCCAAGGTGCTGTCTGTTTATTCCGGTCATCCGGCTTTTACCATTCATAAAAAAATATATCGCCAACAGTCATTTAGCAACGAACTCTCTAATTTCTCTATAAACGATAACCTTCATCAGCACACTCTTTTCATTGTTGATGAGGCTTCCATGATTTCTAACGACGGACTTTCCAGCTCATCTTTCGGAACGGGACGCCTGCTCGATGATTTGGTTCAGTATGTTTATTCCGGACAAGGCTGCAGATTGCTATTGATGGGCGACACGGCACAGCTTCCTCCGGTTGGAGAGGAGGAGAGTCCGGCGCTTACTGCCGAAGTTCTTCAGGGATACGGATTGACAGTGCGGGAGATGGACTTAACTCAGGTGGTGCGTCAGTTGGGCGATTCGGGTATTTTATGGAATGCCACGGCGCTGCGCCAGCTCATTGCCGACGAGGAGGCTTTTGCATTGCCAAAAATTAAGGTTACAGGCTTTCCGGATATCCGTGTATTGCCGGGCGACGAGTTGATTGAAGAGATAAACAGCTGTTATAGTAAGGTGGGAATGGACGAAACAATTGTTGTGTGCCGATCTAATAAACGGGCAAATATCTATAATAAAGGAATACGTAACTCGATTCTTTATCGCGAAGAGGAACTTAGCGGGGGAGATTTACTGATGGTGGCAAAGAATAACTATTTCTGGACGGAAAAGTGTGCAGAGATTGACTTTATTGCTAATGGCGATATGGCTGTGGTTCGTCGTGTAAGGCGAACTCGCGAACTGTATGGCTTTCGTTTTGCCGATGTGCAGCTTACTTTTCCCGATTATCAGGACTTTGAGCTGGAAGCAACTGTGCTTCTCGATACGCTTCATACCGATGCTCCGGCACTTCCAAAGGCTGAAAACGATCGGTTATTCTATACTATTTTGGAAGATTATGCCGATATCTCGACCAAACGCGAGCGGATGAAAAAGATGAAAGCCGATCCGCATTACAACGCCTTGCAGGTGAAATACGGATATGCGGTAACTTGTCATAAGGCTCAGGGTGGACAGTGGAAAAAGGTATTTCTTGATCAGGGATATATTTCACCGGAAATGCTCACTCCCGACTATATTCGCTGGCTTTATACTGCCTTTACCCGTGCAACAGAAACTTTATATCTGGTTAACTATCCCAAAGATCAGGTGGAATAA
- a CDS encoding DUF3822 family protein: MTEKLSISPIDLSNTEQCTLSVRLSAEEFSYSIYNPLQEKAYRFFKKDTHENLSMAANVKEAIKENDFLRQAYRKVNVMVVTKKFTLIPFELFEDEQVETILYHSHTRNENEIVLYNILKKANVVVAFAVDKSAHWQILDQFPDAHFYCQASPLTEYLSGRSKQGNNLKMYAYLRKSSVDVMCYDRGKVLLINNFKCSETADIIYYLLYVWKQLDFNQERDELHLMGNSQNKESVANGVKQFVRQLFVISPEKEFSLNELSKVEDIPFDLQILSLCEL; encoded by the coding sequence ATGACTGAGAAGTTGAGCATATCGCCAATTGATTTATCCAATACAGAACAATGTACCTTGTCCGTTCGCCTGAGCGCGGAAGAGTTCTCTTATTCCATCTACAATCCTTTACAAGAAAAGGCTTACCGCTTCTTTAAGAAGGATACCCATGAAAATTTATCGATGGCTGCCAATGTAAAAGAGGCGATTAAAGAGAACGATTTCCTGAGACAAGCTTACAGGAAAGTCAATGTCATGGTGGTTACAAAGAAGTTCACCCTGATTCCTTTTGAACTTTTCGAAGACGAACAGGTTGAAACAATACTTTATCATAGTCATACTCGTAACGAGAACGAGATTGTTCTTTATAATATTTTGAAGAAAGCCAATGTTGTGGTTGCATTTGCGGTAGATAAAAGCGCTCATTGGCAGATCTTGGACCAATTTCCGGATGCGCATTTCTATTGCCAGGCAAGCCCTCTTACAGAATATCTTTCGGGACGCAGTAAGCAGGGCAATAACCTGAAGATGTATGCTTATCTCAGGAAGAGTTCGGTAGATGTAATGTGCTATGATCGTGGAAAGGTGCTGTTGATTAATAATTTCAAATGCAGCGAAACTGCAGACATTATTTACTACCTGCTTTACGTATGGAAACAACTCGATTTTAATCAGGAAAGAGACGAGCTTCATCTGATGGGTAATTCACAAAATAAGGAATCAGTAGCCAACGGGGTAAAGCAATTTGTAAGGCAATTATTCGTAATAAGTCCAGAAAAAGAGTTTTCATTAAACGAACTATCGAAGGTTGAAGACATTCCCTTCGATCTACAAATTTTATCATTATGCGAGTTATAG